The following are encoded in a window of Corynebacterium marinum DSM 44953 genomic DNA:
- the purM gene encoding phosphoribosylformylglycinamidine cyclo-ligase yields MTETDHQGASYAAAGVDIEAGDRAVELFAPLAKKATRPEVRGGLGGFAGLFALGKYKEPLLAAGSDGVGTKLAVAQAMNKHDTIGIDLVAMCVDDLVVCGAEPLFLQDYIAIGKVVPEHVAQIVAGIAEGCIQAGCALLGGETAEHPGLMEPGAYDVSATAVGVVEADDLLGPHLVRSGDIIIGMASSGLHSNGYSLARHVLLEKAGLPLDGHIEELGRTLGEELLEPTRIYAKDCLALASECKVRTFCHVTGGGLAGNMERIIPEGLVGDMSRSTWTPSQIFRTIADLGKVPGEEMEKTFNMGVGMVAIVAPEDRDRALAMLTARHIDAWELGTVRTATAEDTQRASLSGTHPGY; encoded by the coding sequence ATGACCGAGACCGACCACCAGGGCGCCTCCTACGCAGCAGCCGGAGTGGACATCGAGGCCGGCGACCGCGCCGTCGAGCTGTTCGCCCCGCTGGCGAAGAAGGCCACCCGGCCCGAGGTCCGCGGCGGACTCGGCGGCTTCGCCGGCCTCTTCGCGCTGGGCAAGTACAAGGAGCCCCTCCTGGCCGCAGGCTCCGACGGAGTGGGCACCAAGCTCGCCGTCGCCCAGGCGATGAACAAGCACGACACCATCGGCATCGACCTCGTCGCCATGTGCGTCGACGACCTCGTCGTCTGCGGAGCCGAGCCGCTCTTCCTCCAGGACTACATCGCCATCGGCAAGGTCGTCCCCGAGCACGTCGCGCAGATCGTCGCGGGCATCGCCGAAGGTTGCATCCAGGCGGGCTGCGCCCTCCTCGGCGGCGAGACCGCGGAGCACCCGGGCCTCATGGAGCCGGGCGCCTACGACGTGTCCGCCACCGCGGTCGGCGTGGTCGAGGCGGATGATCTTCTCGGCCCCCACCTGGTCCGCTCCGGCGACATCATCATCGGCATGGCCTCTTCCGGCCTGCACTCCAACGGCTACTCCCTGGCCCGCCACGTCCTCCTGGAGAAGGCCGGCCTGCCGCTCGACGGGCACATCGAGGAACTGGGCCGCACCCTCGGCGAAGAACTCCTCGAGCCGACCCGCATCTACGCCAAGGACTGCCTCGCTCTCGCCTCCGAGTGCAAGGTCCGCACCTTCTGCCATGTCACCGGCGGCGGCCTGGCCGGCAACATGGAGCGCATCATCCCCGAGGGGCTGGTCGGCGACATGAGCCGTTCCACCTGGACTCCGAGCCAGATCTTCCGCACCATCGCCGACCTGGGCAAGGTCCCCGGCGAAGAGATGGAGAAGACCTTCAACATGGGTGTCGGCATGGTGGCCATCGTGGCCCCCGAGGACCGCGACCGCGCCCTGGCCATGCTCACCGCACGTCA
- the purF gene encoding amidophosphoribosyltransferase yields the protein MDRSRTESAPLNGLDDRGETEPREECGVFGVWAPGEEVAKLTYFGLFALQHRGQEAAGIAVGDGERIVVFKDMGLVSQVFDESSLGALHGDIALGHTRYSTAGGKKWENVQPMFRTSPDGTDVALGHNGNLVNFVELREEAIARGLKEFRDAEAASSDTAVITALLAESVAEGRTVFESAQELLPRVKGAFCLTFTDGHTLYAARDPHGVRPLVLGRLDRGWVVASETCALDIIGAAFVREIEPGELVAIDEGGVRSTRFAETTHKGCVFEFVYLARPDSNIRGRSVNATRIEIGRRLAREFPAEGDLVIPVPDSGTPAAVGYARESGIPFGQGLVKNAYVGRTFIQPSQTLRQLGIRLKLNPLREVIAGKKLIVVDDSIVRGNTQRALIRMLREAGAAEVHVRIASPPVKWPCFYGIDFASPGELIANAGAGDAQNGDALTQSICTAIGADSLGFVSIDEMVESTEQPREQLCTACFDGTYPLGLPTGSANAELVAKMQAN from the coding sequence ATGGACCGTTCCCGGACCGAATCCGCCCCGCTCAACGGCCTCGACGACCGTGGTGAGACCGAGCCCCGTGAAGAGTGCGGGGTCTTCGGTGTGTGGGCCCCAGGCGAAGAAGTCGCCAAACTGACCTATTTCGGGCTGTTCGCCCTCCAGCACCGCGGCCAGGAGGCCGCCGGCATCGCTGTCGGCGACGGCGAACGCATCGTGGTGTTCAAGGACATGGGACTCGTCTCCCAGGTCTTCGACGAATCCTCCCTCGGTGCGCTGCACGGCGACATCGCGCTCGGACACACCCGCTACTCCACCGCCGGGGGAAAGAAGTGGGAGAATGTCCAGCCGATGTTCCGCACCTCCCCCGACGGCACCGACGTCGCCCTCGGGCACAACGGCAACCTCGTCAACTTCGTCGAGCTCCGGGAAGAGGCGATCGCCCGCGGGCTGAAGGAGTTCCGCGACGCGGAGGCGGCCTCCTCCGACACCGCCGTGATCACCGCCCTGCTGGCGGAATCCGTCGCCGAGGGCCGGACGGTCTTCGAGTCCGCCCAGGAACTTCTCCCGCGGGTCAAGGGAGCCTTCTGCCTCACCTTCACCGACGGGCACACCCTCTACGCGGCGCGCGACCCCCACGGCGTGCGCCCCCTGGTGCTGGGCCGGCTCGACCGCGGCTGGGTCGTCGCCTCCGAGACCTGCGCGCTCGACATCATCGGCGCCGCCTTCGTGCGGGAGATCGAGCCCGGCGAACTCGTCGCCATCGACGAGGGCGGCGTGCGCAGCACACGCTTCGCGGAGACCACCCACAAGGGCTGCGTCTTCGAGTTCGTCTACCTGGCGCGCCCCGACTCCAACATCCGCGGCCGCTCCGTCAACGCCACGCGCATCGAGATCGGCCGCCGTCTCGCCCGGGAGTTCCCCGCCGAAGGCGACCTGGTCATCCCGGTGCCTGATTCAGGCACCCCCGCGGCCGTGGGCTACGCCCGCGAATCCGGCATCCCCTTCGGCCAGGGCCTGGTCAAGAACGCCTATGTCGGCCGCACCTTCATCCAGCCCTCCCAGACGCTGCGCCAGCTGGGCATCCGCCTCAAGCTCAACCCGCTGCGCGAGGTCATCGCCGGCAAGAAGCTCATCGTCGTCGACGACTCCATCGTCCGCGGCAACACCCAGCGGGCCCTGATCCGCATGCTGCGCGAGGCGGGTGCGGCGGAGGTCCACGTCCGGATCGCCTCCCCGCCGGTGAAGTGGCCGTGCTTCTACGGCATCGACTTCGCCAGCCCCGGCGAACTCATCGCCAACGCCGGCGCCGGCGACGCCCAGAACGGCGACGCCCTCACCCAGTCGATCTGCACCGCCATCGGCGCGGACTCCCTCGGATTCGTCTCCATTGATGAAATGGTGGAGTCGACCGAACAGCCGCGTGAGCAGCTGTGCACCGCATGCTTCGACGGCACCTACCCGCTCGGTCTGCCCACCGGCAGCGCCAACGCGGAACTGGTCGCCAAGATGCAGGCCAACTAG
- a CDS encoding sterol carrier family protein — translation MDISSVAAVFDWVRDPSGVEKPPRALLADAVRGTVRQLAQDAPGRTVEVRVPPFVAVQCIAGPAHTRGTPPNVFETDPLTWLQLATGELLLDAALADGRVQASGQRVTEVGRLLPVISL, via the coding sequence ATGGACATCTCTTCAGTGGCCGCGGTGTTTGACTGGGTCCGGGACCCGTCGGGCGTCGAGAAGCCGCCCCGTGCCCTGCTCGCCGACGCCGTCCGCGGCACCGTCCGCCAGCTCGCGCAGGACGCGCCCGGGAGGACGGTCGAGGTGCGGGTCCCGCCCTTCGTCGCGGTGCAGTGCATCGCCGGTCCCGCACACACGCGCGGGACCCCGCCCAACGTCTTCGAGACCGACCCGCTGACGTGGCTCCAGCTGGCCACCGGGGAGCTGCTTCTCGACGCCGCGCTCGCCGACGGCCGCGTCCAGGCCTCGGGCCAGCGGGTCACCGAGGTGGGGCGTTTGCTGCCGGTCATTAGTTTGTGA
- a CDS encoding acyl-CoA thioesterase has product MTNNQKSPKVTLRFLAAPTDVLMAGNQGVSGGRVLEWIDKAAYACAVQWSATYCVTAYVGHIHFNRPIPSGHMVEVRSRIAMTGRSSMHIVNEVYSADPREGVFTRACDCLVIFVAKDTATGKTQAVPEFIPSNEEERRVLDAALSRIELRKAIESEMEQQTYNGPSEAPRVIHRFLAKPTDINWGGKVHGGTAMEWIDEAGAACTMEWSGEHTVAVYAGGIRFYRPISIGDLIEVDARMVRTDSRSMQLSVHVRSGSPRGGREHLQTAIHATVTYLAMDVDGNALPARQFTPRTTEDVRLAEHATTLRELRAKYAPTPLVPQSTPSHID; this is encoded by the coding sequence ATGACGAACAACCAGAAGTCCCCGAAGGTCACCCTGCGATTCCTCGCCGCCCCCACCGACGTCCTCATGGCCGGAAACCAGGGTGTCAGCGGTGGCCGCGTGCTCGAGTGGATCGACAAGGCCGCCTACGCCTGCGCCGTCCAGTGGTCCGCCACCTACTGCGTCACCGCCTACGTCGGCCACATCCACTTCAACCGGCCCATCCCCTCCGGCCACATGGTGGAGGTGCGTTCACGGATCGCGATGACGGGGCGTTCCTCGATGCACATCGTCAACGAGGTCTACTCCGCCGACCCCCGCGAGGGCGTTTTCACCCGGGCGTGCGACTGCCTGGTCATTTTCGTGGCCAAGGACACCGCCACCGGAAAGACCCAGGCGGTGCCCGAGTTCATCCCGTCCAACGAGGAGGAGCGGCGCGTCCTCGACGCCGCGCTCTCGCGCATCGAACTGCGCAAGGCCATCGAGTCGGAGATGGAGCAGCAGACCTACAACGGCCCCTCCGAGGCCCCGCGCGTGATCCACCGCTTCCTGGCGAAGCCCACCGACATCAACTGGGGCGGCAAGGTCCACGGCGGCACCGCCATGGAGTGGATCGACGAGGCCGGCGCGGCCTGCACGATGGAGTGGTCTGGCGAGCACACCGTCGCGGTGTACGCCGGCGGGATCCGCTTCTACCGCCCTATCAGCATCGGCGACCTCATCGAGGTCGACGCCCGCATGGTGCGCACCGATTCCCGCTCCATGCAGCTGAGCGTCCACGTGCGTTCCGGGAGCCCGCGCGGCGGCCGCGAGCACCTCCAGACCGCGATCCATGCCACCGTGACCTACCTGGCCATGGACGTCGACGGCAACGCCCTGCCCGCCCGCCAGTTCACCCCGCGCACCACCGAGGACGTGCGGCTCGCCGAGCACGCCACGACCCTGCGCGAGCTCCGCGCGAAGTACGCGCCGACGCCGCTGGTGCCGCAGAGCACCCCGTCGCACATCGACTAG
- a CDS encoding LysE family translocator, producing MDIAHLLSFWAVSLLLIVTPGPDWAFVLGHAFRRRSLVLPLLGIGLGYLGLTVVVSGGLGALVARHPVLLTVVTVLGVLVLLRIGWTMVRAALAGPVSVEVDTALSAAPDEEPGGGGVATLTRAETAVEKRAGTVATGAAVSGLNPKGLMLFIALLPQFIAPAGWPAAAQMFALGLLFIASATTFYALLGLFAGRVLAGSERGSRILTGVAGVAMMVVAAGMLAQHLL from the coding sequence ATGGATATCGCGCACCTCTTGAGCTTCTGGGCCGTCAGCCTGCTGCTGATCGTCACCCCGGGCCCGGACTGGGCGTTCGTGCTCGGCCACGCCTTCCGGCGCCGCTCCCTCGTCCTGCCCCTGCTGGGGATCGGGCTGGGTTACCTCGGCCTGACGGTCGTCGTCTCCGGTGGCCTCGGTGCGCTGGTGGCCCGGCATCCGGTGCTGCTGACCGTTGTGACGGTCCTCGGCGTGCTCGTGCTCCTGCGGATCGGCTGGACGATGGTGCGGGCGGCGTTGGCCGGCCCGGTCAGCGTCGAGGTCGACACGGCTTTGTCTGCCGCACCGGACGAGGAGCCCGGCGGCGGGGGAGTTGCGACGCTGACGAGGGCGGAGACGGCCGTCGAGAAGCGGGCGGGAACCGTCGCCACCGGCGCAGCGGTGAGCGGCCTCAACCCGAAGGGGCTGATGCTGTTCATCGCGCTGCTGCCGCAGTTCATCGCCCCCGCCGGCTGGCCCGCCGCGGCGCAGATGTTCGCGCTGGGGCTGCTGTTCATCGCGTCGGCGACGACCTTCTACGCGCTGCTCGGACTGTTCGCGGGCAGGGTGCTCGCGGGTTCGGAACGGGGCTCGCGGATCCTGACCGGCGTGGCCGGCGTGGCGATGATGGTCGTGGCCGCCGGGATGCTGGCGCAGCACCTCCTGTAG
- a CDS encoding Lrp/AsnC family transcriptional regulator: MITGFHTRLDPATVGYGVQVIAFITLDQEDRATVAALEDGLAAIPQVLSAERLFGDPDFLVRLVAHDLADYQRLRDEHLSELPGVARITSTLVMRTIVADGPIPL, translated from the coding sequence GTGATCACCGGATTCCACACCCGCCTGGACCCCGCGACGGTCGGCTACGGCGTGCAGGTGATCGCGTTCATCACCCTGGACCAGGAGGACCGGGCGACGGTGGCGGCGCTGGAGGACGGGCTGGCGGCTATCCCCCAGGTGCTGTCGGCGGAGCGGCTGTTCGGCGACCCGGACTTCCTCGTACGTCTGGTGGCGCACGACCTCGCGGACTACCAGCGGCTGCGCGACGAGCACCTGAGCGAACTGCCAGGCGTCGCGCGGATCACCTCCACGCTGGTCATGCGGACCATCGTCGCCGACGGGCCGATTCCGCTCTAG
- the trhA gene encoding PAQR family membrane homeostasis protein TrhA: MADTITITRTVFDRGPRPVTRGWFHFIAALASVVAGSVLATYAWMTIVWWQALGVTLYAVSVVVLFGVSAAYHLGRWRSQRTVEGWRRADHATIAFFIAATYTPFCLIALESTQATWMLVSAWTGAALGIALNLVWIDHPRWLSVVVYLTLGWLIVPLVPELWSGVGPAVVWLLFAGGMVYSLGALMYGFRWPGRDASVIGYHEHFHTATIVAAAVHQVAVWMVVV, translated from the coding sequence GTGGCAGATACCATCACGATCACCAGGACGGTCTTCGACCGCGGCCCGCGCCCGGTCACGCGCGGCTGGTTCCACTTCATCGCCGCGCTGGCCTCCGTCGTCGCAGGCTCCGTCCTGGCCACCTACGCATGGATGACCATCGTCTGGTGGCAGGCGCTCGGGGTGACCCTCTACGCGGTCTCGGTGGTCGTCCTGTTCGGTGTGTCCGCCGCCTACCATCTCGGCCGGTGGCGCAGCCAGCGCACGGTCGAGGGGTGGCGGCGAGCCGACCACGCCACCATCGCTTTCTTCATCGCCGCCACGTACACGCCCTTCTGCCTCATTGCCCTGGAGTCCACGCAGGCCACCTGGATGCTCGTCTCGGCCTGGACCGGCGCGGCGCTCGGAATCGCGCTCAATCTGGTGTGGATCGACCATCCCCGCTGGTTGTCGGTGGTCGTCTACCTCACGCTGGGCTGGCTCATCGTTCCCCTCGTTCCGGAGCTGTGGTCGGGGGTCGGCCCGGCGGTGGTGTGGCTGCTGTTCGCCGGCGGCATGGTCTACTCGCTCGGCGCGCTGATGTACGGGTTCCGCTGGCCGGGCCGGGACGCCAGCGTCATCGGCTACCACGAGCACTTCCACACGGCCACGATCGTCGCGGCGGCGGTGCACCAGGTCGCGGTGTGGATGGTCGTCGTCTAG
- the purL gene encoding phosphoribosylformylglycinamidine synthase subunit PurL gives MTVHNDTVDAAKANPDAPQPYVELGLKDDEYDKITKILGRRPTDAELSVYSVMWSEHCSYKSSKVHLRYFGETTTPEMAEKILAGIGENAGVVDIGGGDAVTFRVESHNHPSFVEPYQGAATGVGGIVRDIMAMGARPIAVMDQLRFGPADAPDTKRVLPGVVHGVGGYGNSLGLPNIGGETVFDEAYSGNPLVNALCVGTLKVEDLKLAFASGTGNKVMLFGSRTGLDGIGGVSVLGSESFEEGAERKLPAVQVGDPFAEKVLIECCLELYQAGVVVGIQDLGGGGLACATSELAAAGDGGMRVNLDAVPLRAENMTAAEILASESQERMCAVVTPENVEKFQAICAKWEVPVAEIGEVIDEKDRYLVYHNGELVVDAPASTIDEGPVYERPFARPEWQDELQEQAPVERPADLKQALFDMVSSPALCSRDFITEQYDRYVRGNTVKAKYSDAGVLRINEETNRGVAVSADASGRYTKLDPATGARLALAEAYRNVAVTGAKPVAVTNCLNFGSPESADVMWQFREAVHGLADGAKELGIPVSGGNVSFYNQTGDEPILPTPVVGVLGVIEDVHQAIGHDLGTVDEAEVLILLGETDDEFGGSIWQQISGGGLSGLPPQVDLADEERLADFFVGNTDLTGAHDISEGGLAQTVVEMAFRTEGGVKLDLSAVHEDEFVALFSESASRAVVATTAGRVDAVLARAAEKGVPAAVIGETTQGRELVFGDVAVDLDELKAAWKATLPDLFGHAVGANSVVE, from the coding sequence ATGACAGTTCATAACGACACCGTCGACGCCGCCAAGGCCAACCCGGATGCCCCGCAGCCCTACGTCGAGCTCGGCCTCAAGGACGACGAGTACGACAAGATCACCAAGATCCTCGGCCGCCGACCCACCGACGCGGAACTGAGCGTCTACTCGGTGATGTGGTCGGAGCACTGCTCCTACAAGTCCTCCAAGGTGCACCTGCGCTACTTCGGTGAGACCACCACCCCGGAGATGGCGGAGAAGATCCTCGCCGGCATCGGCGAGAATGCCGGCGTGGTCGACATCGGCGGCGGAGACGCCGTCACCTTCCGCGTCGAGTCCCACAACCACCCCTCCTTCGTCGAGCCCTACCAGGGTGCGGCGACCGGCGTCGGCGGCATCGTCCGCGACATCATGGCCATGGGCGCCCGCCCGATCGCCGTGATGGATCAGCTGCGCTTCGGCCCGGCGGACGCCCCGGACACCAAGCGCGTTCTGCCGGGTGTCGTCCACGGCGTCGGCGGTTACGGCAACTCCCTCGGCCTGCCCAACATCGGCGGCGAGACCGTTTTCGACGAGGCTTACTCCGGCAATCCGCTGGTCAATGCCCTGTGTGTGGGCACCCTCAAGGTGGAGGACCTCAAGCTGGCCTTCGCCTCGGGCACCGGCAACAAGGTCATGCTCTTCGGCTCCCGCACGGGCCTCGACGGCATCGGCGGCGTGTCCGTCCTCGGTTCTGAGTCCTTCGAGGAGGGCGCCGAGCGCAAGCTGCCGGCCGTCCAGGTCGGCGACCCCTTCGCCGAGAAGGTCCTCATCGAGTGCTGCCTCGAGCTTTACCAGGCCGGTGTGGTCGTCGGTATCCAGGACCTCGGCGGCGGTGGCCTCGCGTGCGCCACCTCCGAGCTGGCGGCCGCCGGCGACGGCGGAATGCGCGTCAACCTCGACGCCGTGCCGCTGCGCGCCGAGAACATGACCGCCGCCGAGATCCTCGCCTCCGAGTCCCAGGAGCGCATGTGCGCCGTGGTGACCCCGGAGAACGTGGAGAAGTTCCAGGCGATCTGCGCGAAGTGGGAGGTGCCCGTCGCCGAGATCGGCGAGGTCATCGACGAGAAGGACCGCTACCTCGTGTACCACAACGGCGAGCTGGTGGTCGACGCCCCGGCGTCCACCATCGACGAGGGCCCGGTCTACGAGCGCCCCTTCGCCCGCCCCGAGTGGCAGGACGAGCTGCAGGAGCAGGCCCCGGTCGAACGGCCGGCGGACCTCAAGCAGGCGTTGTTCGACATGGTGTCCTCCCCGGCACTGTGCTCCCGTGACTTCATCACCGAGCAGTACGACCGCTACGTCCGCGGCAACACCGTCAAGGCCAAGTACTCCGACGCCGGTGTCCTGCGCATCAACGAGGAGACCAACCGGGGCGTCGCCGTCTCGGCCGACGCCTCCGGCCGCTACACCAAGCTCGACCCGGCCACCGGCGCCCGCCTGGCGCTCGCCGAGGCCTACCGCAACGTCGCCGTCACCGGCGCGAAGCCGGTCGCGGTGACCAACTGCCTCAACTTCGGTTCCCCGGAGAGCGCCGACGTCATGTGGCAGTTCCGCGAGGCCGTCCACGGCCTGGCCGACGGCGCCAAGGAGCTGGGCATCCCGGTCTCCGGCGGCAACGTCTCCTTCTACAACCAGACCGGTGACGAGCCGATCCTGCCGACCCCCGTCGTCGGCGTCCTGGGCGTCATCGAGGATGTCCACCAGGCCATCGGCCACGACCTGGGCACCGTCGATGAGGCCGAGGTCCTCATCCTCCTGGGCGAGACCGACGACGAGTTCGGCGGCTCCATCTGGCAGCAGATCTCCGGCGGCGGCCTGTCCGGCCTGCCCCCGCAGGTCGACCTGGCCGACGAGGAGCGCCTGGCGGACTTCTTCGTGGGCAACACCGACCTGACCGGCGCGCACGATATCTCCGAGGGCGGCCTCGCGCAGACCGTCGTGGAGATGGCGTTCCGCACCGAGGGCGGCGTGAAGCTCGACCTCTCCGCAGTGCACGAGGACGAGTTCGTCGCACTGTTCTCCGAGTCCGCGTCCCGCGCGGTGGTGGCCACCACCGCCGGGCGTGTCGACGCCGTCCTGGCCCGCGCCGCTGAGAAGGGTGTCCCGGCCGCCGTCATCGGCGAGACCACCCAGGGCCGCGAGCTGGTCTTCGGCGACGTCGCCGTCGATCTGGACGAGCTCAAGGCCGCCTGGAAGGCGACCCTGCCCGACCTGTTCGGTCACGCGGTGGGCGCCAACTCGGTCGTCGAGTAG
- the purQ gene encoding phosphoribosylformylglycinamidine synthase subunit PurQ: MTAKIGVITFPGTLDDVDAARAVRIAGAEVVNLWHADEDLKGVDAVVVPGGFSYGDYLRSGAISAIAPVMRAVVEAAGKGMPVLGICNGFQVLTEARLLPGALTRNEGLHFHCTDTYLEVVNADTAWTSHYEAGQKILVPAKHGEGRFQAAPDTIDMLEGEGRVVFRYTDNYNGSLNAIAGITNETGRVVGLMPHPEHAVEILTGPSIDGLGMFLSAIGTIAA, from the coding sequence GTGACCGCCAAGATCGGTGTCATCACCTTCCCGGGCACGCTCGACGACGTCGACGCCGCCCGTGCCGTCCGCATCGCCGGCGCCGAGGTGGTCAACCTGTGGCACGCCGACGAGGACCTCAAGGGCGTCGACGCGGTCGTCGTCCCGGGCGGATTCTCCTACGGCGACTACCTGCGTTCCGGCGCCATCTCCGCGATCGCGCCGGTGATGCGGGCTGTCGTCGAGGCGGCCGGCAAGGGGATGCCGGTCCTGGGAATCTGCAACGGCTTCCAGGTCCTCACCGAGGCCCGCCTCCTGCCCGGCGCCCTCACCCGCAACGAGGGCCTCCACTTCCACTGCACCGACACCTACCTTGAGGTCGTCAACGCCGACACTGCGTGGACCTCGCACTACGAGGCCGGCCAGAAGATCCTCGTCCCGGCCAAGCACGGCGAGGGCCGTTTCCAGGCCGCCCCGGACACCATCGACATGCTCGAGGGGGAGGGCCGCGTGGTCTTCCGCTACACCGACAACTACAACGGTTCCCTCAACGCCATCGCCGGCATCACCAACGAGACCGGCCGCGTCGTCGGACTCATGCCGCACCCGGAGCACGCCGTCGAGATCCTCACCGGCCCGTCCATCGACGGCCTGGGGATGTTCCTGTCCGCCATCGGCACGATCGCAGCCTAG
- the purS gene encoding phosphoribosylformylglycinamidine synthase subunit PurS, translating into MARVVVNVMPKAEILDPQGQAVHRALGRIGVTGVSDVRQGKRFELEVDDSVTAADLEKVAETLLANTVIEDFEVVGVEVAK; encoded by the coding sequence GTGGCCCGTGTTGTTGTGAATGTCATGCCGAAGGCGGAGATCCTCGACCCCCAGGGACAGGCCGTCCACCGAGCGCTGGGGCGCATCGGTGTCACCGGCGTCAGCGACGTACGTCAGGGCAAGCGTTTCGAGCTGGAGGTGGATGACTCCGTCACCGCCGCCGACCTCGAGAAGGTCGCCGAGACGCTGCTCGCCAACACCGTGATCGAGGACTTCGAGGTCGTGGGCGTGGAGGTCGCCAAGTGA